In Ammoniphilus sp. CFH 90114, the DNA window TGGTAGTCGGTTTCGTTCATTTTAACTATTTAAAGAAGACCGGGCAGATTTTGTAGGGTAACGGACATACAATCCTCTTTTTGCTAGAAACAGACCAAAAAGCAGCCTTATTCCTTAAAATAAAGAATCTCATGTCCGTCTAACCAAGAAATAAGCCTTTGTGGTCTAAATAGCGGAAGCTATGTCCGAAATTTATTGATGTAAATTATAGATTGAAATTGGAAATTATAATACTGATGTAAAATATTGGTTTTTAGCCATTTTAAAAAGAAGGTTGAACCTTTGAATATTATACTGCTTGTAGTGTATATTGTAGTTGGTTATAAATATGGGAAGTGGACTAATTTTCATCAATATTATCCAACATTGTTATTCTTTGTTTCGGTAGATTTATTATCTCAATTTTTGCTGTTTGATTTTACACTATGGGGGTTTAGCCCTTTAGGAAAAATGGACGAATGGTTTCATCTCAATCATACACTCATTGCACTGAGTAAGATGGCGATACAGTACCCTGTTACTATTGCCTTATTTCTAGGTCATGTAACCCAAAAATTGAAAAATCAATTCTTGTTAATCGTTTTGTGGTCCGGTATTTATGCTGCCAACGAATGGATTGCACAATACTTTGGCGTGCTCACCTATCATCATGGTTGGCACTTCGGCTGGGATATAGCCTTTAATTTTCTCATGTTTTTTATGCTATTATTACATTACCAAAAACCTTTAGTGGCCTGGATTCTATGTATACCCATAATACTTGGGATATGGGAAATTTTTAATATTCCATTTTCCGTATTAAAGTAATATTTTGACGGAGGTGTGTTTTCTTGGGGAAAAAGTACTTTACTCTTTCCGAAGCTCAAGCGTTGTTACCCATTATCCAAGTTGAGCTTCATCATTTACAGAGACTTCAAGATGAGTTTCAGGATAAATATGTGGAGCTGCGTACCATGAAAGATGGGGAAGGAAATTTTGAATTGGAATGCCAGCTGGAATTTTTGCAAATGGAAGCGAATTTGCACTTTAACAATATACATAACCAAGGAGTTCAATTAAAGGATGTTGAACACGGATTAATTGATTTTCCTGCTTGGATCGATGGTCAAGAGGTTCTGCTTTGCTGGAAACAAGGGGAGGATCAGATTGAGTATTACCATGGGATCCACGAAGGCTTTATGGGCAGAAAGAAAATTAAATAGCATGGACAACTTTCCCAGCCTAGAAAAATAAAAAGGAGCTGAACTCTAAGTCTTAGAGTCAGCTCCTTTGAAGTATTAATTTAGATTCATTTAGTTCTCCAATATATGGATGGTAATAATCAAGATGAGGGTATTTGAGTAGACTCATATAATTTTAATCTCTCCATAATCCTCCTCTTGCGATACATCATCATCCCGGTCTCGGCCACATCATGGAGAGTTGAGCGATTGATAAAGGCACCAAAAAGAATCCCTGCGATGGGAATCATCTGAAAAAGCTTTTTCCATCCAAAATTGTCTCGATAAGTAAAAACAACCTCGCGCCAGCCTTCTAATTGGGACATGACTTGTCCGCTTCTTTCACCGGAATGAAAGGAGGATAAATCCTCAATAATCGCCTTTTTTCCTACGATATCGGAGGAAGTGAATTGGAGGCATTTTACAATAAAGATTCGCTCAGATCTTTCTTTAGGATCATAACCATAGCATAAGCTTATCTCCTGCAACGCTTTTAGAGACAAGCCTAGCAATAAGGGGATATCGATGGCAAGGGTAAAAATCCCTCCGATCCCTGTGGTTGCTCCTTGGACTGTTGCTGTTCTTACACTGCTGCGAATGATGCCTGAAGCAATCTCATCCATCCTGCTTAGGGGCAAGTCCCTGATTAACTTCAGATCATCACGTTCATGATCCTGCTGGGGGAAAAACTGTCTGTAAACCTGTTTCTCATTGATTAGATATTGTCCTCCAGTTTGAATATAGCTTCCCAGTTCATCAATAGCTAGACCGATTTTATCTTGTACCACTTTCGGTGTGATTCGGTCAAGAAGGGCAAAAGGAAGTCTCCCAAGTTTTTCCCAGAACCAAAGATCTTTTTGTTCCTTTTCCCATTCTTCGACTTGACTTAATTCTTTTTTTAAAACTTCAACGGATTCGTGATCCATTTGATTTTTGACACCTTCCTTTTGTTAAAACAGACTTTAGGATATATACGTAAAAAAAAAAATGGGAGTTTCATTTTAAAACTGAAACCGTAGAAGCTTCATTTTCGTATAAAATTTTATGACTGGGAAGCTATGTTATTTCAACTGTACAGTAAAACGTTTAAGTTTGTTGATTTACTACATATTAGGTTAAAGCGATTGTTTCCACTATTATGAACCTTTGGGGTTGCTTCAAGTCCAGATGAATGAAAATAAGAGGAGAGTGCTTGCTATGTTCAAAAAGTTTATGGCTAAGTTAGGGGTAGGGTCCGCTAAGATTGATTTCGTCCTCAGTAAGCAGCAATATGAATTGGGCGGACTTGTGGAAGGAGAATTCCGGATTGAAGGCGGAGCAGTAGAACAGGAAATTAATAAGGTTGGTGTGGATTTTAACTTGAAGATGAATATCAAGGGCAAGGAATTTTCCCACGTTGTCGCGCATATCCCGGTCAGTTCATCCTTCATGATTCATGCGAATGAAAGAAAGATCCTTCCGTTTACTTATCAGTTGCCTAACAATCTCCTAATCTCGCGTGGACCCATCTCTTACAGTTTTATCACGCGCTTGGACATAGCGGCTGGTGTAGACAATTTAGATCAGGATTACATCACAATCCTGCCGCCCGCTAGCTTCCAGCAACTTGTAGAAGCCCTTGGGTTGCTTGGTTTCCGCGAAAAAATGGACTCTGGAAAATTTGATGGCTACAGTCAGGAATTTGAGTTCTTTCCAACCACATATTTCAAATCTCAACTCAGTGAATTGGAATTTACAGTGGCTATAGAAGAGGAAGGCTTGCGTTTGTTATTGGAACTAGACCTAATGACAGGCTTTGGATTGGGTGAAAAGGAACTGAAGAGAGAGATCTTCTTTACCAATGAAGAACTAAAGGATGTGCAAAACCTTTCGAGTCAACTGCAAAGCATCATCGAAGAAATGATCCAAAATCCACAACAATATCCGGCTTCGATGTATAATGGACATGCTTCAGGCGGTCATCATCGAAGAGGCGGTGGTTTGGCTGGAGCCATGGGAGGATTTGCAGCAGGGATGCTAGGCGGAATGCTTCTCGATGATTTGTTGTTTGGTGATGAGGAGACAGAAGCAGCCAGTGGTGATGAGGGATTTGACTTCTTCGGTGGAGATGATGATGAGTTTTAGGAAAGCGAACAAGTAGTATGATATTACGGCATATTAATGAAACATGTCCACGTGCTTGGAGTGATTCATTATATGCCATTTTTCTATAAAGCCCTAGACAGCGGGATATGATGATCCCCAACTTTTTTTTGTATAGGGAATAATGTAAAATAACCTATAATAAATCTAACCTGTTTTTAGGAGTGTGAACACGGTTTGGAAACCATACCGCTGGGTTTAATCTTAACCCTTATGGGTTTGATCTTGCTTTCTGCTTTTTTCTCATCAGCGGAAACCGCCTTTTCTAGTGTCAACAAAATAAGGCTAATCCATTATGTGGAAGAAAACCGATCGGGAAGCAAGAAGGCGTTATTCATTGTTGAAAACTTCGATAATGCTTTATCTACGATTTTAGTAGGGAATAATATTGTAAACATTGCAGCAGCTAGTATTTCGGCTAAAGTAGCAACCGATATATTTGGTCCGACCTACGGACTTTTTATCAGTACATTTGGAATGACGGTGCTCATCCTAATTTTTGGTGAGATTCTGCCTAAATCCATTGCCAAAGAACACGCCGAGAAGTATTCATTGCAGATATCGGCAATCCTCCTTCTATTGATCAAAATCATGACTCCGATCAATTTTCTTTTTGGAAAATTAAAATCATCCGTTTCCCGCATCTTTTCTAAAGAAGGGAAAACCCCTTCTGTTACAGAGGAAGAAATTAAGGTGATGGTGGATATAAGCGAGGAAGAAGGGGTCATTAATAAAGAAGAAAAGGAACTCGTTCATCGTTCCCTAGAATTCAATGATGTTCTTGTTGGAGAAATCTTGACCCCAAGACCGGATATGATCGCCATTGAAGTGAACGATTCAATCGAAGAGATCAAGCATGTCTTTTTCAAGGAAAGGTATTCCCGAATTCCTGTGTACGAGGGCGATATTGATAATGTCATTGGGATCTTATCGGAACGCGATTTCTTTTCAGAGCTTCTTCAACACCCGGAAGTCGATATTCGAAGTCTCATTCGCAAACCCATGTTTGTCGTGAAGTCGATGAAAATATCCAGCTTATTGCCTGAACTGCAAAAAAGTAAAGTACATATGTCTATTGTGATTGATGAATATGGGGGGACTTCAGGTTTAATTACACTAGAGGATATATTAGAAGAACTGGTAGGGGAGATCTGGGATGAACATGATGAGAAGTTTAACCTCTTGAAGCAAACAGGCGAATTTACATATGAATTAGATGCGCAACTGCCCTTAGATGATTTCTCCCATATCGTGAATATCCCGGAGTTGAAAAGCTCTTACCACAGCCTCGGCGGATGGATTGTGGAGAAGCTGGAACGGGTTCCTGTCAAAGGAGAGTTAATTGCCTATGAGAATCTAAAGATTACCATCCTAGAGGTGGAGAAAAAAAGAATTCGAAAAGTGAAGGTTGAAATAGGAGATAACTTAGGGGAAAAATAAAAGAAGGGGAGATTCCCCTTCTTTTTATGTGTTATTCTGCCTTAACTAATTCTTCTTCTACAGCAGTGATTTCTTGCTTTATAATTTCAATTCTACGAATCCGGTGCTTATCCTTCTTTCTGATGATAAAAACCAAATCGCCATAGCTCCATTCGACTCCCTCTTTCAGAGTAGGGTTCTGGGTATAGAGCCATCCACCCACTGTATCTAAGTCTTCTTCTTCAATATTGATATGAAGCAAGTCATTCATCTCAGAAATTAAAACCTTCCCATCTACGAGTACATGGTTTTCTTTAATGATTTCAATTTCTGATTTCTCATCTGTATCAAACTCGTCTCGGATTTCTCCGACAATTTCTTCAAGAATATTCTCAATGGTGACCAATCCGGAAGTTCCACCATACTCATCAACTAAAATGGCAATATGGGATCGCTGTCGTTGCATTTCTTTTAACAGATTCTTTACTGGAATGGCTTCTGAAACAGTCAAAACCGAACGAATAAGCGGAGTGATATCCAAGTTGTTGTTATCCGCATATCTCAAGAAGAATTCCTTCGTATTTATCATCCCCACAATTTGATCCTTATTTTCCAAAGCAACGGGGAATCGAGTATACTGTTCTTCCTTAATAATTTTCAAGTTTTGTTCTAATGAGAAGTCTTTATATAAACAGATCATATCGGTTCGAGGAACCATAATCTCGCGAGCAAGTAATTCATCAAAATTGAAGATATTGCTTACGTACCCATACTCCGCTTGATTAATCTTTCCGCTCTCATAGCTCTCTGTGAGTATTATACGAAGCTCTTCTTCGGAATGCGCCTCTTCATGTTCTTTTGCCGGTTTCATCCCAAAAAAGCGAATAAGTGCAGCAGCTGAACCGTTCAGTAGCCAAATAAATGGATAC includes these proteins:
- a CDS encoding EcsC family protein: MDHESVEVLKKELSQVEEWEKEQKDLWFWEKLGRLPFALLDRITPKVVQDKIGLAIDELGSYIQTGGQYLINEKQVYRQFFPQQDHERDDLKLIRDLPLSRMDEIASGIIRSSVRTATVQGATTGIGGIFTLAIDIPLLLGLSLKALQEISLCYGYDPKERSERIFIVKCLQFTSSDIVGKKAIIEDLSSFHSGERSGQVMSQLEGWREVVFTYRDNFGWKKLFQMIPIAGILFGAFINRSTLHDVAETGMMMYRKRRIMERLKLYESTQIPSS
- a CDS encoding hemolysin family protein, whose amino-acid sequence is METIPLGLILTLMGLILLSAFFSSAETAFSSVNKIRLIHYVEENRSGSKKALFIVENFDNALSTILVGNNIVNIAAASISAKVATDIFGPTYGLFISTFGMTVLILIFGEILPKSIAKEHAEKYSLQISAILLLLIKIMTPINFLFGKLKSSVSRIFSKEGKTPSVTEEEIKVMVDISEEEGVINKEEKELVHRSLEFNDVLVGEILTPRPDMIAIEVNDSIEEIKHVFFKERYSRIPVYEGDIDNVIGILSERDFFSELLQHPEVDIRSLIRKPMFVVKSMKISSLLPELQKSKVHMSIVIDEYGGTSGLITLEDILEELVGEIWDEHDEKFNLLKQTGEFTYELDAQLPLDDFSHIVNIPELKSSYHSLGGWIVEKLERVPVKGELIAYENLKITILEVEKKRIRKVKVEIGDNLGEK
- a CDS encoding CBO0543 family protein, with product MNIILLVVYIVVGYKYGKWTNFHQYYPTLLFFVSVDLLSQFLLFDFTLWGFSPLGKMDEWFHLNHTLIALSKMAIQYPVTIALFLGHVTQKLKNQFLLIVLWSGIYAANEWIAQYFGVLTYHHGWHFGWDIAFNFLMFFMLLLHYQKPLVAWILCIPIILGIWEIFNIPFSVLK
- a CDS encoding sporulation protein; the protein is MFKKFMAKLGVGSAKIDFVLSKQQYELGGLVEGEFRIEGGAVEQEINKVGVDFNLKMNIKGKEFSHVVAHIPVSSSFMIHANERKILPFTYQLPNNLLISRGPISYSFITRLDIAAGVDNLDQDYITILPPASFQQLVEALGLLGFREKMDSGKFDGYSQEFEFFPTTYFKSQLSELEFTVAIEEEGLRLLLELDLMTGFGLGEKELKREIFFTNEELKDVQNLSSQLQSIIEEMIQNPQQYPASMYNGHASGGHHRRGGGLAGAMGGFAAGMLGGMLLDDLLFGDEETEAASGDEGFDFFGGDDDEF
- a CDS encoding DUF2203 domain-containing protein, which translates into the protein MGKKYFTLSEAQALLPIIQVELHHLQRLQDEFQDKYVELRTMKDGEGNFELECQLEFLQMEANLHFNNIHNQGVQLKDVEHGLIDFPAWIDGQEVLLCWKQGEDQIEYYHGIHEGFMGRKKIK
- a CDS encoding hemolysin family protein — translated: MLTVNLLLIAFLILATGFFVATEFAIVKLRPSRVDQMVMEGRKNAIAVQRVTSNLDGYLSACQLGITLTALGLGWLGKPTIEYLLYPVLEPLLPAQVVALLSFVIAFSFITFLHVVVGELAPKTLAIQKAEQVSLFFAKPIIFFYRVMYPFIWLLNGSAAALIRFFGMKPAKEHEEAHSEEELRIILTESYESGKINQAEYGYVSNIFNFDELLAREIMVPRTDMICLYKDFSLEQNLKIIKEEQYTRFPVALENKDQIVGMINTKEFFLRYADNNNLDITPLIRSVLTVSEAIPVKNLLKEMQRQRSHIAILVDEYGGTSGLVTIENILEEIVGEIRDEFDTDEKSEIEIIKENHVLVDGKVLISEMNDLLHINIEEEDLDTVGGWLYTQNPTLKEGVEWSYGDLVFIIRKKDKHRIRRIEIIKQEITAVEEELVKAE